GGAGACATATAGATCATGTGGAAGGCTTCATCGAAGAACTTCTTCATTTCCCAGCTCATCTGCCCAAAATGCGCCGGGCTGCCCAGCACGAAATAATCATAAGCCTCCACCTCGCGCCAGTCTTTCTTCTCGAACTCCTCCACGCGCGCCAGCCGCACCTGGAGTCCCTCCGCTTCCAGGGCCGCGCCGATAATCCGCGCCGCCTGGGCGGTGTTGTGCGCCACCGGCGTCGCGGCGCTCACCGCCTCCAGGGTTTCGCTGGACATGGTGCTGTCGTACAATCCGGCAACCGGGGTCCCGGAGCTGTAAACCACCAATACCGCTGTTTTTTTCGGCTGCGCCTGGTCCGCGGCAAATGCGGCCGAAGACAGAAGAAGCATAAGAAAAAAACAGGATCTGATTTTGCCGCTCATTTTTCCGACCTTTCCAAAAGTCCGTTTTATGAAAATCACCCGCGCCATTTGGCGTTCTGTGTTTCGTACTCGTCCAGCATGGCCATGAAATTGTAGTATTTCGTGCCCACGGCCACCGAATGGCTCGGCCCCAGGATGAACCCGCCCTCGGCCATGCGCGCCGCCTCGAACGCCCGGCGCACATCCGCGCGCACATCCTCGGGCGTGCCGCTCACCAGGTGCTCCACCTCCACCCCGCCCCAGAGCGCCATGCGCCCGGCGAAACGCTTGCGCAGCTCCATTAAGTCCATCCCGGCGCTGGCCTGGATCGACTGATAGCAGTCGTAGCCCGCCTCCAGGAACATGTCCAGCAGAAGGGCGTTGTTGCCGCAGGCGTGCTTGAGCACCTTGAGCCCGCGCGCGTGAACCGAGGCCGCGCGCTGGATGATGTTGGGCAGGCAGAACTCGCGGAACATGGCAGGCGAGATCATGGGGCCTGTGTTGTACGAAAAGTCCGTGCCCCAGAGCACGGCATCCTGGCCGGGACGGATGTACCACTGGTCCTGCAGCAGGCCCACGGCCAGCGCCCGGACATGGGCCGCACGCACCGCCTCCGGGTTGAGCATGAACTCCAGCAGCCCGCGCTCGTAGTTGTCGCCCAGGAGCACCATCGAGGCCTCCTCGCCCGAGGGGCCGATCACGAACTTGTCACCCTTGAACGCGGCGATCACTGCATCCACCACCTCGAAACAGGAGGGGTCGGGCGCGGGCAGGCTCCCGGGCGCCGGGAAATCCTGGGCTTTGAACACGCACGCATCCAGCACCGGGTCGCTGATACATGTGATGTCATCCGTGACCGGGCTGTAGCGGAACACTCTCCCCTCGCGGTCGCGCCAGGTGCTGTCGTCCACGCGCTCGGGAGGCCGCGGCTCGTAGCCCGCCGGCGGCAGGACCGAGCTGGCCCCGGCGTGCACGCCCACGATGTCGATCAGGTCGAGCTTGCGGTGGAACTCGATCGCATCCTCGCGCCAGCTTGCCGCCACCTCATCCCGGCGGCCCTCCCACAGCGCTATCTGGCTGCGCGCCTTGTTGCGCAGGAAAGTCTCGTGCCCGATCACCCGCGAGACAGTGTCGTGGTCAAAGGCGAACGAGCCCAGCGGCACTCGCGCCGTGGCGCGGTGCTCCAGGGCGGCGAGGACTGTTTCGCGGCTGTTCATCGCTTCCTTTCTCCGGTGGTGAGTGTAGCCTGGGCCATTTTCCGGCCGGGCTGAACGGGAGGATTCACGCCCTTCCTGGCGCAGAGGTCGGCCAGGGGGCACTCGCCGCACAGGGGGTCCCGTTTGCGGCAGTAGACCACGCACTGGCGGTCGAGCAGGGCATGATACTCCTGGTACAGGTTGACATCCGGCGCGCAGGCGGCCTCGAAACGCGCCTTGAGCTGATCGTAGGTCGCTTTTTCTGAAGCCAGTCCAAGACGGTACAACAGACGGCGGGTGTAGGCGTCGATCACGAACGTGGGCTGGCCCGCGGCGTCGAGCACGATGCAGTCGGCGGTCTCGGGGCCGATCCCGTTCACTGCCAGCAGGAAAGGCCGCAGCACCGCGACCGGCTCCTGAAACAGCGCCTGCCAGCGCAGGCCGTGGCGCGCGTGTACCGCCCCAACCAGGGCCTTGATCTTTTTCGCTTTCTGATTGAAATAGCCCGAGGGCCGCAGGAGTGGAGCGAGCCGCTCCACTGGCGTCTCCAGCAGCCGGGAGAAATCCATCAGACCGGCGGCGTACAGGTTGCCCACCGCGCGGGCGGCCCCGCGCCAGGCCGTGTTCTGGGCCAGGACCGCACCCAGGATCACCTCGAGGCGCTGGGTGTCGCTCACCGGGCCGCCGCTGTAGAGCGGCTCGCCGCCAGCTTCCGGTGTGACCGGCCACCAGCGCCGCGGCCCGAAATTGGCCATCAGGCGCTCGTACAGCCGCGGCAGCTCCAGCCTGTCCCGCTCCCTATCCATCGCCGATAGTCCCCTCTGCCCGGCGGCCAAGCCAGTCCTTACTGCCGGCGCGATATTGCCGAAGCCCCGCCAAAGGAGCTAAGATAATATACCGTCGAGTTTCGCACAATTTTTTGCCCCCCCCTCGCGCCGCACCGCTCAACCGGTCGGCCTTACAGGCAGAGCAACAAAAAGCCCGCGACGGCACTCGTCGCGGGCTTCGCAATTCTCTATCCGGTTTCGCCGCCGTCCTACTGGGTCACTCCGCTGTCCGGGCTGTGCTGGATCACGGTGGTGCCCTCGGGCGCCTTGAACGTGAACCGCGACTCGGCCAGCCTGAGGTTCAGACGGTGGTGCGTGTACTCATACACCGAGCGGTCGCCGTTTTTCTGTACGATCTCGGTGCGCACCGGGTACCAGCGTCCCTCGGGCACGGTGAGCAGCACTTTCTGTATCCCCAGCACCGGGCTGGCGGCCGAGGTGCCCTGGATCGGGGTGAGCCCCAGGGTGACCAGCATCGCGCCGGTGCTGTCCGCGGCGCGGGACTCCAGGCTCACCTGGAACTGCTCGCGGATACGGGCCGCCGAGCCGCCGAAGCCCACGAACAGTGCGCTCATGTCCTGGGCCTGCTTGACCGAGAACTCGTGCACCTGCTTCAGGTCGGGATAATGCAGCCAGCCGCGGTTGTGATTGATGATGAGCTGCTGGTGCTCCGGGTTCTGGGTGTCCAGGATCAGCTTGTCCGGGTTGCGGAAATAGAACTTGCCGCTCGAGACGATGGTCTCATCGAACACGGTCATAATCTTGGTCTGGACGAAATCGGCCTGTATGTCCTCCAGGCGGGCCGAGCTTTCGGCCATGCGGTCCAGGATCTGGTCCACTTCCGCGCCCGCGGCCCGTGCCGACTGGACCAGGCCCAGCAGGGCTGTCAGGATTAGCATTGTGATAGTCTTCTTCATCTTCCACCCTGTCCTTGTCTTAATCCTCAGACTGTCGCTGCCACCAGCGCCGGACTACGCCGCACCGAATGCGACGAGAAATACTCTTTCAGCAGGTCTCCCATCGGCTTGTCCAGATAGGAGCGGATCGAAACATAGCAGCCGCCGCAATGGTTGTTGGGCACGAATTCCTTGTGTATCTGACGCAAAGAGGTGTACTTGCGCTCGTGCATCGAGCAGGGCTTCAGGAACCCGTCCGGCGTGATCACCAGGAACCGCAGCCCCGCACGGCAGGGCAGTATCTCGCCCTTCTCGAAGAACTGGTACGTGCCCTCGATATTGAAATCGGCGTTCTGGATCAGGCCGCAATGGGTTTTCTTGTACTCCTTCAACTGGTCGAGCTGCCCGCGCAACTGGGCCAGGTCCTCGGGCCTGTCGATGGTGTAGGCGCGCTCGCCGGTGCGCAGCACCGAATAGGCGCTGAACGAGATCGACACCCCCCAGCGTTCGGCCACTTTGACCAGGTCCATGATGTGCGGCATGTTCTCGTGGGTGATCGCGCTGTTGAGCACGATATCATCGAAGCCCATGCCAGCCAGCTCCGGGATGGTGCGGTCCAGATGCGCAAACAGGCCGTTGATGTGACGCCAGCTGTCGTGACGCTCATCCGGGAAGCAGAGCGAGATCGAGAGCTGGTTGATCCCGGCCGCGCGCAGCTTGAGGTAGCGCTCACGGTTGAGCAGCCAGCCGTTGGAGACCACGATCAGGTATGGCGACTCGTGGCCCACCGGCTTGACCGCCCGCAGCACACCCTCCAGGTCATCGCGCAGCAGGGGCTCGCCGCCCGACACTTGGACGATCATCGGCTTCAACGTCTTCATCAGGCGGCCGTAGTCCTCCGGCCCGATACGCTGCTCGCCCGGGATCAGTCCGCCCATGTTGCAATGGTTGCAGTTGGCGTTGCAGCAGTGGGTCATTTCCAGCGAGACCACCGTGGGGTAGCTCAACATGTACCCTGGAATGCCGCGGGTCAGCAGCGCGGCGGTCTGTCTTTTGGTCAGTTTTCTCATGTCAGTTCTTCTCTATCGCTGATACACCCGTCCACCAGGTGCAGTATCCGGTCACCCTGCTTCGCCACCAGAGGATCGTGGGTGACCATGATGATGGTTTGATTTTCCTCCTGGTGCAGGCGCTCGAAAATGTCGAGCACGCGCCGGGTGTTCTCGCGGTCCAGAGAGCCTGTGGGCTCATCGGCCAGAAGGATCGCGGGACGGCGCACCAGGGAGCGCGCAATTGCCACCCGCTGCTGCTCTCCGATCGAAAGCTCGCGCGGGTGGTGGTGCATCTTGTTACCCAGCCCGACCCGGTTCAGCAACTCGCTCGGGTCGGCGAAACCATCCCGCCCGTTGGCAAACAGGGTCAGCTTGAGCGCAATGGCCACGTTCTCCAGGGCGGTGAGCGTGGGCAGAAGGTTGAAACGCTGGAACACGAAACCGATCTTGTCGTGGCGCATACGGGTGACCGCGCTGTCACCGCGTCCGGTCAGCTCCTGCCCATCCAGCCAGATACGTCCCCCCGTGACCGGGGCCAACCCGCCGATCAGGTAGAGCAGTGTGCTCTTGCCCGAGCCGGAGGGCCCCATCAGGCTGAAAAACTCTCCATACGCCACGCCGAAAGATATGCCTTTCAACACCCGGCTGGTTTCACTGCCGATCGTGTAATCTTTGACAATATTTTCAACGACAACGGCTTGTCTGTCCAGGTCTCCGGAAATAAAAAAACCCCCCTCTACGACACTGAAAGGCTCAGATCGCTTCGTGGCCAACATGCGGCCCCAAGGCCGGCGAGTATGTTTTACTTAGCCGTTAGTATAGTCCAGTACAGGAATTATGTCAAGATTTTAGCGTTGCACCCGACCTGCCATCGTGTTAACGCGACAAAGCCGACTACAGTTTCCACTTAAACAGGTCCCCGTTCCCGCCGTATACCTCCTGGTAGCGCCAGAAATTGGTCAGCACCTGGAGGTTGTAGTCGTAGGTCTCATCCAGCGGGATCAGCTCGATAAACAGGTCGAGGTCGAAATCCGACTCCCGGTCGCCGTGGGAGCGTTCCAGCCAGGCCGGAAGGTTGCGCGGGTCGGCGTTGTAGGAGCTGATCGCCAGCGCGATGTTCCCGTCGCAGTCGTTCAGGTTCGAGGCCAGGAAACGCGTGCCCAGGGCGATGTTGATCTCGGGGTCGAGCAGCCGCGCGGCGCTGACTGTCCCGTAGCCGGCCTTGCGCCCCAGACGCCGTCCCACCGAGGGCAGCAGCTGCATCAGCCCCACCGCCCCGGCGTGGCTCTTGGCCCGGGGATGGAAATTCGACTCCTGGCGCATCACCGCGGTGACCAGAGCCGGCGGGATGCCGTTCTTGCGGCCTTGGGTCTCGATGAAGCGTCGGTACGGCTCCGGGTCGAGGAAAGCGATCTGCCAGAAACCCGAGGGCAGGCCCTCGCCACCGCGCTGGAGGTAATCGCGGAACGGTCCGCGGAAACCGCGCAGGACCCTGTTGTACCAGCCGGCCTGGAACAGGTTCTCGTGCATGCGGAACCGCAGCAGGTCATCCTGAGGGACCAAATTCAGGCCGTTGTTGTAGACATAGGCCGCCTCGGCGTAGAACCCCAGGGCGCGCCAGGCGGCGGCTGTTTTCTGGATTTCCGCCCCCAGGGGCGTGTACTCCTGCGGGAATTTCGGTGAATCGGCCGTGGGTGGCCCAGCTGCGGGGTCGAGCGGGGCGGGCGGCTTCATCCCGGCCCGGATCGCCCGCGCCCGGAGACCGTAGTAGGTGTAGGGATAGGCCCCCGCCAGGGCGTTGAACGCCCGCAGCGCGCCCGGCTTGTCTCCCAGGGTCAGACGGGCCTTGCCCAGGAACAGCATGGCCCGTGACCAGTAGAGCGGGTCGCGCCGTGAGATGTTTTCCAGTGGGCCCAGGTTCTGCGTCACGGCGACATAGTCGAACTTGAGGTAATCGGCCAGGGCGATGTACCAGTAGATCTGGTTGACCGATTCGGAGTCGGGCTTTTCGGCGGCCAGATGGTTCAGGCACTGCAGGGCCGGATCGAAACGGTCCTGCTCGATCAGGCCGAGGGCCTCCAGGATGCCGACCTGAAAATAGGCCGCGCTGCCGTGATAGCTCTGCTCGATCTGCCGTGCCAGGTGCTGCACCTTGCCGAAATGCTCCTCGGCCAGGGTTTTGTATTTCTGGGCCGTGCTGCGGCGGCTCTTGCCCCCGTGCTTGCGCCAGGCGTAATCGTTCTTGCGCGAGATGGCCATGCTTTTCTTGCCGCACTGGTAGAGGAAATCGGCGCGCAGGCGCAGGAACTCCGGCAGACGGGGGCTGCCGGGATAGCGCGCGGCGAACTGGTCACAGGCCTGGTCCAGCTTGTCGGCCTGCAGGAAATTGGCCGAGAGCGCCCGCACCGGGAAACTGTCGTGCAGAAGCCTGGCGCTTTCCAGGGCCGCGGCCTCGGCCTCGGGCGAGTCGGGCCAGGTGTCGAGCAGACGGGTGTAGGCGGCCCGTCCGGCCCCGCCCAGCCTACGGGCCCAGTCCAGCATGCGCGCGGGCGGAATGTCCGGCTTGCCCGTGCCCTTGAGCGCCCAGGCCAGACGGTAGGAATCGATGGCCTGGCTCGAAGAGGAGGCCTCGTTCCAGAGCGGGTCGAACGCCCGGCGCGCCAGGTCCCAGTCGCCGCGCGCCGCCATGCGGCAACCGGACAGCAGCAGCAGACGGCGCCAGAATCGGCTGGAGGGATAGCGGGTCTTGAACTCCAGGGCCGCCTCCAGCAGCGAGCGGCCATCGCTCCAGCGCTCGGAGATCAGGCGCGCGTTGTCGGCGTAGGCGTTCAGAAAGGGCAACTCGGAGCGCAGGCCGGCGAATTCCTCGGCCGCGCGGCGGTAATCGGGCAGGAACGGCGGGTTGGAGATGGGCAGGCGGCCAAACGACGGGGCCGAGGCGATGAGCTGGTCGATGAAATCATCCTCCAGGTCCATCGCCCGCTGGTTGAGCGCCACGGCCCGCGCCAGGAGATGGTCCCGGCTGGCCACGCCGCCCTCGGCATCCACGTCCGCGATCACCGCGGCGTAGGTCTGGCGGCGGTTGGCGCCGGTCTGGTCGAAACTGTCCTGGAGCCGCTCGACCAGGCTGTCCGCCGCGGACAGGGACAGGCTGTTCAGCGACATGAGCGCCAGGCCGGTAAGAATAATCTTTATCACATTGTTCAATATCGGACCACGAAGTTGAGTAATAACGCGAACGAAAGATGCAATCAGGCTTCAATCTCCCGGCGCAGCGCCGCCTCGAGGGCCACGCTCCCGGCGGCGATCACCCCACCCGGGCGGCCGTCGGCATGCTCCCCGCCGCTGAAAGATTTCACTACGCCTCCGGCCTCGCGCACCAGCAGCACTCCTGCCGCGGTGTCCCAGGCCTTGAGGTCCTCCTCCCAATACCCGTCGAACCGGCCCGCGGCCAGGCAGGCCAGGTCATAAGCCGCGCTGCCGTCGCGCCGCACCGCGAAACTGGCCGCCATCAGACGCTTGAACCGTGACAGGCAGCGATCGAGCACCTCGCTCTGACGGATATTGTAGGGGAAACCGGTGACCAGGAAAGAACTGCCCAGCTCGGTCTGCGGGGACACTGCGAGGCGCTTTCCGCCCAGCCAACCCCCTGCGCCCTGCACCGCGGTGAACATCTCGTTCGTGGCGGGCTGGTACACGACGCCCAGGCGGGTGACACCCTCGTACAGAAGGCCGATGGACACGGCGAAACAGGGGTAGCCGTGGGCGTAGTTCGTGGTGCCGTCCAGCGGGTCGATCACCCAGAGCCAGGGAGAATTGCCGCGCGCGCGGGTGTCCTCCTCGGCCAGGAAATCATGGTCCGGGAACTCCTGCGACAGACGTCCGACCAGCAGCGCCTCCACCCGTCGGTCCATCTCGGTCACCGGGTCAATCTCGCCCTTGAGCTGCATGCCCACATCCGTGCCCAGGCGCTGCATCAACAACTGCCCCGCCTCCAGGGCCAGATTGCGGGCCAGTTCCAGCGCTCTGTCGACCGTATCGCCCAGCGGCATGCCTGTCTCCTTCACTCTCTCAGCCTGTTCGTTTGCCTTACCGCGCCGACCGCTATGTACAAGCCCCTAAGATAACCCGCCCGCTCCGGGTGTCAAGCGCCACAGTCGTCTTGCCCGCGCCGCGCGGCGGGGCTATCTTTGTGCAGATACACTCAGCACACAACTGTCCCTCAGACGGAGCCAGTCATGAGCCTATTCAGGCTGCCGCTGTTTTTCTGCCTCAGCCTCCTTCTTTGCGCCCCCGCCTGCCAGGCCCGCCCGCGGGAGCCGCAGGCCGTCCCGGTGCTGACCGGGCTGGATGTGCTGGAGGCCGGCTCTTTCCAGGCTCTTTCCGGCAAGCGGGTGGGCCTGGTGACCAACCACACCGGCCGCGACCGCCGGGGCCGCTCGATTGTGGACCTGCTGAGCGCCGCCCCCGGGGTGAAGCTTGCGGCCCTGTTCGCACCCGAGCACGGACTGTGGGGCAAGCTGGACCGCGAGTACGGCGATTCCTCGACTGCTCAGGGCGGCCTGCCGGTCTACAGCCTGTACGGCAAAACCCGTAAACCCGAGCCGCGCTGGCTGGAGGGCCTGGACATTTTGGTGTTCGACATCCAGGACATCGGGACACGCTTCTACACCTACAGCACCACCCTGGCGCTCTGCATGCAGGCCGCGGCCGAGGCAGGCCTGGCGGTGACCGTGCTCGACCGTCCCAACCCGATCGGCGGCCTGGCCGTGGAGGGACCGGTGCTGGAAAAAGCCCTCTGCGGAAATTTCATCGCCTACTACCCCATTCCGGTGCGCCACGGCCTGACCCTGGGCGAGCTGGCTGGGCTGTACAACGCCGAATTCGGGATCGGGGCGAA
Above is a window of bacterium DNA encoding:
- a CDS encoding flavodoxin domain-containing protein; protein product: MSSETLEAVSAATPVAHNTAQAARIIGAALEAEGLQVRLARVEEFEKKDWREVEAYDYFVLGSPAHFGQMSWEMKKFFDEAFHMIYMSP
- a CDS encoding uroporphyrinogen decarboxylase family protein — translated: MNSRETVLAALEHRATARVPLGSFAFDHDTVSRVIGHETFLRNKARSQIALWEGRRDEVAASWREDAIEFHRKLDLIDIVGVHAGASSVLPPAGYEPRPPERVDDSTWRDREGRVFRYSPVTDDITCISDPVLDACVFKAQDFPAPGSLPAPDPSCFEVVDAVIAAFKGDKFVIGPSGEEASMVLLGDNYERGLLEFMLNPEAVRAAHVRALAVGLLQDQWYIRPGQDAVLWGTDFSYNTGPMISPAMFREFCLPNIIQRAASVHARGLKVLKHACGNNALLLDMFLEAGYDCYQSIQASAGMDLMELRKRFAGRMALWGGVEVEHLVSGTPEDVRADVRRAFEAARMAEGGFILGPSHSVAVGTKYYNFMAMLDEYETQNAKWRG
- a CDS encoding outer membrane lipoprotein carrier protein LolA, which encodes MLILTALLGLVQSARAAGAEVDQILDRMAESSARLEDIQADFVQTKIMTVFDETIVSSGKFYFRNPDKLILDTQNPEHQQLIINHNRGWLHYPDLKQVHEFSVKQAQDMSALFVGFGGSAARIREQFQVSLESRAADSTGAMLVTLGLTPIQGTSAASPVLGIQKVLLTVPEGRWYPVRTEIVQKNGDRSVYEYTHHRLNLRLAESRFTFKAPEGTTVIQHSPDSGVTQ
- a CDS encoding radical SAM protein; translation: MRKLTKRQTAALLTRGIPGYMLSYPTVVSLEMTHCCNANCNHCNMGGLIPGEQRIGPEDYGRLMKTLKPMIVQVSGGEPLLRDDLEGVLRAVKPVGHESPYLIVVSNGWLLNRERYLKLRAAGINQLSISLCFPDERHDSWRHINGLFAHLDRTIPELAGMGFDDIVLNSAITHENMPHIMDLVKVAERWGVSISFSAYSVLRTGERAYTIDRPEDLAQLRGQLDQLKEYKKTHCGLIQNADFNIEGTYQFFEKGEILPCRAGLRFLVITPDGFLKPCSMHERKYTSLRQIHKEFVPNNHCGGCYVSIRSYLDKPMGDLLKEYFSSHSVRRSPALVAATV
- a CDS encoding ABC transporter ATP-binding protein, whose amino-acid sequence is MLKGISFGVAYGEFFSLMGPSGSGKSTLLYLIGGLAPVTGGRIWLDGQELTGRGDSAVTRMRHDKIGFVFQRFNLLPTLTALENVAIALKLTLFANGRDGFADPSELLNRVGLGNKMHHHPRELSIGEQQRVAIARSLVRRPAILLADEPTGSLDRENTRRVLDIFERLHQEENQTIIMVTHDPLVAKQGDRILHLVDGCISDREELT
- a CDS encoding lytic transglycosylase domain-containing protein, with the translated sequence MIKIILTGLALMSLNSLSLSAADSLVERLQDSFDQTGANRRQTYAAVIADVDAEGGVASRDHLLARAVALNQRAMDLEDDFIDQLIASAPSFGRLPISNPPFLPDYRRAAEEFAGLRSELPFLNAYADNARLISERWSDGRSLLEAALEFKTRYPSSRFWRRLLLLSGCRMAARGDWDLARRAFDPLWNEASSSSQAIDSYRLAWALKGTGKPDIPPARMLDWARRLGGAGRAAYTRLLDTWPDSPEAEAAALESARLLHDSFPVRALSANFLQADKLDQACDQFAARYPGSPRLPEFLRLRADFLYQCGKKSMAISRKNDYAWRKHGGKSRRSTAQKYKTLAEEHFGKVQHLARQIEQSYHGSAAYFQVGILEALGLIEQDRFDPALQCLNHLAAEKPDSESVNQIYWYIALADYLKFDYVAVTQNLGPLENISRRDPLYWSRAMLFLGKARLTLGDKPGALRAFNALAGAYPYTYYGLRARAIRAGMKPPAPLDPAAGPPTADSPKFPQEYTPLGAEIQKTAAAWRALGFYAEAAYVYNNGLNLVPQDDLLRFRMHENLFQAGWYNRVLRGFRGPFRDYLQRGGEGLPSGFWQIAFLDPEPYRRFIETQGRKNGIPPALVTAVMRQESNFHPRAKSHAGAVGLMQLLPSVGRRLGRKAGYGTVSAARLLDPEINIALGTRFLASNLNDCDGNIALAISSYNADPRNLPAWLERSHGDRESDFDLDLFIELIPLDETYDYNLQVLTNFWRYQEVYGGNGDLFKWKL
- a CDS encoding inositol monophosphatase, giving the protein MPLGDTVDRALELARNLALEAGQLLMQRLGTDVGMQLKGEIDPVTEMDRRVEALLVGRLSQEFPDHDFLAEEDTRARGNSPWLWVIDPLDGTTNYAHGYPCFAVSIGLLYEGVTRLGVVYQPATNEMFTAVQGAGGWLGGKRLAVSPQTELGSSFLVTGFPYNIRQSEVLDRCLSRFKRLMAASFAVRRDGSAAYDLACLAAGRFDGYWEEDLKAWDTAAGVLLVREAGGVVKSFSGGEHADGRPGGVIAAGSVALEAALRREIEA
- a CDS encoding DUF1343 domain-containing protein, encoding MSLFRLPLFFCLSLLLCAPACQARPREPQAVPVLTGLDVLEAGSFQALSGKRVGLVTNHTGRDRRGRSIVDLLSAAPGVKLAALFAPEHGLWGKLDREYGDSSTAQGGLPVYSLYGKTRKPEPRWLEGLDILVFDIQDIGTRFYTYSTTLALCMQAAAEAGLAVTVLDRPNPIGGLAVEGPVLEKALCGNFIAYYPIPVRHGLTLGELAGLYNAEFGIGAKLSVVKMQGWRRGMLWDDTGCNWINPSPNMRSPMAALLYPGLGIAEATNLSVGRGTEAPFELYGAPWITRPGLADSLNAAGVDGVSFRDTTFTPADYVFKGQACRGVRATVTGPQRLESLKAGLLLLAVIERLYPEKFELNKIDLWIGRQDVKERLRRGEAVESIMQSWQPELERFKATRLRYLLYPD